The Miscanthus floridulus cultivar M001 chromosome 7, ASM1932011v1, whole genome shotgun sequence genome includes a region encoding these proteins:
- the LOC136464244 gene encoding protein MODIFYING WALL LIGNIN-1-like — MEKGSSGLSCRAAICCIVVFLSVIAFSCSLAAEFRKVKEKDMKLDGSLCSLPKSSAFELGVAAIAFLFVAQLVGTTAAVTTVCAGKPRKSSATRGSAAFVSLLVLSWLSFAVAVILLATAASMNHGQRYGRGWMDGDCYVARSGVFGGAAGLVVVTALITLGLTFATESAAAAAAGAMATTPASSSSATCTRTHLDAASADAEQPGGRSKQ, encoded by the exons ATGGAGAAGGGGAGCAGCGGGCTGTCCTGCCGCGCCGCCATCTGCTGCATCGTCGTGTTCCTCAGCGTCATCGCCTTCTCCTGCTCGCTCGCCGCGGAATTCCGCAAGGTCAAG GAGAAGGACATGAAGCTGGACGGGAGCCTCTGCTCGCTGCCCAAGAGCTCCGCCTTCGAGCTGGGCGTGGCCGCCATCGCCTTCCTCTTCGTGGCGCAGCTCGTGGGCACCACGGCGGCGGTGACCACCGTGTGCGCCGGCAAGCCCAGGAAGAGCTCCGCCACCAGAGGGAGCGCCGCGTTCGTCTCCCTCTTGGTCCTCTCATG GCTGAGCTTCGCGGTGGCCGTGATCCTGCTGGCGACAGCCGCGAGCATGAACCACGGGCAGCGGTACGGGCGCGGGTGGATGGACGGCGACTGCTACGTGGCCCGGAGCGGCGTGTTTGGCGGCGCGGCGGGCCTGGTCGTCGTCACGGCGCTCATCACCCTCGGCCTCACCTTCGCCACGGaatcggccgcggccgcggccgcgggggCCATGGCGACGACGCCCGCATCGTCGTCATCGGCGACATGCACGAGGACACATCTCGACGCGGCGTCGGCGGACGCGGAACAGCCAGGCGGGCGATCCAAGCAATGA